The following are from one region of the Rhipicephalus microplus isolate Deutch F79 chromosome 1, USDA_Rmic, whole genome shotgun sequence genome:
- the LOC142798083 gene encoding uncharacterized protein LOC142798083, whose protein sequence is MFSASKDLSAMGRGAAQASASGNDYRVVLPRLPTGKLVVDSVFLHAGLAGHPYRVQDFRDALRDIIDLKEISSIGQFQMSHVWMVTCKSTLTKTKLVTRSEFFVKSRRCLVIDPEPTEVKLKLMWLPERLEDAYVCEALQGFGKVKTISQESWKVADMEQMRTLNRDVVLSLADGVCIADIPHILVVCGVQSLVLIPGRPPLCLRCSKVGHIRRNCRTPRCDNCRRFGHSAEDCVMTYANKLRQHTKQPDDNLQEHIMDATEVLDATGDTPSMSYAAGSTTRNPEEERKSLAVDTVETSACKEPSESCKQHTQNDSTQPIAQVEDPMKSAVVLTHKDAEEPPVQD, encoded by the coding sequence ATGTTCTCCGCTTCGAAGGATTTATCGGCCATGGGCCGAGGTGCAGCTCAGGCTTCAGCCAGCGGCAATGACTACCGTGTTGTACTTCCTCGCCTTCCCACCGGTAAGCTTGTTGTGGACTCTGTTTTTCTACATGCGGGCTTAGCTGGTCACCCCTACCGGGTTCAAGATTTTAGAGATGCTCTTCGGGACATCATTGACTTGAAGGAAATAAGCTCCATAGGTCAATTTCAaatgtctcatgtttggatggtcacatgcaagtcaacgctgacgaaaacaaagttggtcacaagaagcgaatttttcgtcaaaagtcgtcgatgcctcgttatagacccggagcccacggaagtgaagctgaagcttatgtggcttcctgaacgcttggaggacgcctatgtgtgcgaggcactgcaaggttttgggaaggtcaagacaatatcacaagaaagctggaaagtagcggacatggaacaaatgcggacgctaaatagggatgttgttttgtcccttgctgatggagtttgcattgcggatattcctcatattcttgttgtctgcggagtgcaaagcctcgtcctgatacctggccgcccaccactttgccttcggtgcagtaaggttggacacatccgtcgaaactgcaggacccctcgctgtgacaactgtcgacgcttcggtcattcggccgaagattgtgttatgacatacgccaacaagctgcgacagcacacaaaacagccagatgataacctacaagagcatattatggatgccaccgaggttctggacgcaacgggagacactccgtcaatgtcatatgctgcaggctctaccacaaggaatccagaagaggaaagaaagtcactcgctgttgacacagttgaaacttctgcgtgcaaagagccaagtgaatcatgcaagcagcatacccaaaaCGACTCCACACAACCCATAGCACAAGTGGAAGATCCTATGAAGAGTGCTGTTGTGCTGACCcataaagatgccgaagaaccaccagtacaagattga